The Bos javanicus breed banteng chromosome 21, ARS-OSU_banteng_1.0, whole genome shotgun sequence genome includes a region encoding these proteins:
- the HAPLN3 gene encoding hyaluronan and proteoglycan link protein 3 — translation MGLRLPILLLLLCCVSGLPFYNGFYYSNRPNGRNLGNGYSEGIFNGVKLVVETPEETLFSHRGANVTLPCRYHYEPALASPRPVRIKWWKLSENGVPEQDVLVAIGLRQRTFGDYRGRVRLRQDRAREVSLEIRDLRLEDYGRYRCEVIDGLEDESGLVELELRGVVFPYQHPQGRYKFNFHEAQQACEEQDAVVASFEQLFRAWEEGLDWCNAGWLQDASVQYPVTQARRPCGGLGLAPGVRSYGPRHRRLHRYDVFCFTVALRGQVYYLEHPEKLTLAEAREACREDGAQIAKVGQLFAAWKFRGLDRCDAGWLADGSARYPVAHPRSNCGALEPGVRSFGFPDPHSRQYGVYCYRPR, via the exons ATGGGCCTGCGGCTCCCgatcctgctgctcctgctgtgCTGTGTCTCCGGCCTGCCTTTCTACAACGGCTTCTACTACTCCAACCGTCCCAACGGCCGGAACCTGGGCAACGGCTACAGTGAAG GCATCTTCAATGGAGTGAAGCTAGTGGTAGAGACGCCCGAGGAGACCCTGTTCTCCCACCGAGGGGCCAACGTGACCCTGCCCTGCCGCTACCACTACGAGCCGGCCCTGGCCTCTCCGCGGCCCGTGCGCATCAAATGGTGGAAGCTGTCGGAGAACGGGGTCCCGGAGCAGGACGTGCTGGTGGCCATTGGGCTGAGGCAGCGCACCTTTGGGGATTACCGAGGCCGGGTGCGCCTGCGGCAGGACAGAGCGCGGGAAGTGTCTCTGGAGATCCGGGACCTGCGGCTGGAGGACTACGGGCGCTACCGCTGCGAGGTCATTGATGGGCTGGAGGATGAGAGCGGCCTCGTGGAGCTGGAGCTTCGGG GTGTGGTCTTTCCTTACCAGCACCCCCAAGGGCGCTACAAGTTCAACTTCCACGAAGCCCAGCAGGCCTGTGAGGAGCAGGACGCGGTGGTGGCCTCTTTCGAGCAGCTGTTCCGGGCCTGGGAGGAGGGCCTGGACTGGTGCAATGCGGGCTGGCTGCAGGACGCCTCGGTCCAGTACCCCGTCACGCAGGCCCGGCGCCCCTGCGGAGGCCTGGGGCTGGCCCCCGGCGTGCGCAGCTACGGCCCGCGGCACCGCCGCCTGCACCGCTACGACGTGTTCTGCTTCACGGTTGCCCTCAGGG GGCAGGTGTACTACCTGGAGCACCCTGAGAAGCTGACGCTGGCAGAGGCAAGGGAGGCCTGCCGGGAAGATGGCGCCCAGATTGCGAAGGTGGGCCAGCTGTTTGCTGCCTGGAAGTTCCGTGGCCTGGACCGCTGCGATGCTGGCTGGCTGGCAGACGGCAGTGCCCGCTACCCTGTGGCTCACCCACGTTCCAACTGTGGGGCCCTGGAGCCTGGGGTCCGAAGCTTTGGCTTCCCCGACCCACACAGCCGCCAGTACGGCGTCTACTGCTACCGGCCGCGCTAG